One part of the Aspergillus fumigatus Af293 chromosome 7, whole genome shotgun sequence genome encodes these proteins:
- a CDS encoding BTB/POZ domain-containing protein, with translation MSDSDGLRSLLKRIMTSSEHSDITISCGAYNHRVHRAIISAQSEVLAAMCHDNFLEGKTGKISLPDDDPEAINIMVQHLYGQNYEDTRPDLEDYGEDRALLNLKVYAIADKYNITSLEESAKAEFRAWAWSSQRTEPWGRVVEEIWKSNEFSGLHLVIEKQLADNIDRMLEDDWLPFIDMGLKLGRFSAAFLQHIIDKKNRVFYAIRDAKVRHELDVIDLKRKIKGYKNTIEQTKHTIEQLRNEMAADTYESDGSIEF, from the exons ATGTCCGATTCTGACGGCCTTCGCTCGCTATTGAAGCGAATCATGACCTCAAGTGAACACTCAGATATCACCATTTCTTGTGGTGCATACAATCACCGGGTCCACCGAGCGATCATAAGTGCTCAGTCCGAAGTCCTGGCCGCTATGTGTCACGACAACTTCCTC GAAGGCAAGACTGGAAAAATTAGTTTACCCGATGACGACCCCGAGGCGATAAACATCATGGTCCAGCATCTGTATGGGCAAAACTACGAAGACACCAGACCAGATTTGGAAGACTATGGGGAGGATCGTGCCCTACTAAACCTAAAAGTATATGCGATTGCCGATAAATACAATATCACTTCTCTCGAAGAGTCGGCGAAAGCTGAATTCAGGGCTTGGGCTTGGAGCTCTCAGCGCACAGAGCCCTGGGGTCGTGTTGTGGAAGAGATCTGGAAAAGCAACGAATTCTCCGGTCTCCATCTTGTTATCGAGAAGCAATTAGCAGACAATATTGATCGAATGCTTGAGGACGATTGGCTGCCATTCATCGATATGGGGTTGAAGTTAGGGAGGTTTTCTGCGGCTTTTCTTCAACACATTATCGACAAGAAGAACCGCGTATTCTATGCAATACGCGATGCAAAAGTGAGGCACGAGCTCGATGTAATTGACCTTAAAAGAAAGATCAAGGGCTACAAAAATACCATCGAGCAGACCAAACATACCATTGAGCAGCTCAGGAACGAGATGGCTGCCGATACCTACGAGTCAGATGGAAGCATTGAATTTTGA